The following proteins are co-located in the Anaerolineales bacterium genome:
- a CDS encoding VOC family protein: MKIGHLRLKVQDIERAAAFYTGHLKMTLTERVGDEYAFLGCTDAHHEIALMKVEGTRPSPSPEGAGFDHVAFELPDRRAFAEAFISLSESGVAVKPIDNGISWAMYFADPEGNQIELFCDNRAVPGGRLLWEGIWDDLDMEVIKSVLEA, translated from the coding sequence ATGAAGATCGGGCATCTGCGTCTCAAAGTCCAGGACATCGAACGGGCGGCCGCCTTCTACACGGGTCACCTCAAGATGACCCTCACCGAGAGGGTCGGCGACGAGTACGCCTTCCTGGGCTGCACCGACGCCCATCACGAAATCGCCCTGATGAAGGTGGAAGGGACGAGGCCATCGCCCTCACCCGAGGGCGCGGGTTTCGATCATGTGGCTTTTGAGCTGCCGGATAGGAGGGCCTTTGCCGAGGCGTTCATAAGTCTGTCGGAGTCCGGGGTGGCGGTAAAGCCCATCGACAACGGCATCAGTTGGGCGATGTATTTCGCCGATCCGGAGGGAAATCAGATCGAGCTCTTCTGCGACAACCGCGCGGTTCCGGGTGGACGACTCCTGTGGGAAGGTATCTGGGACGATCTGGACATGGAGGTCATCAAGTCCGTGCTGGAGGCGTGA
- a CDS encoding glucose 1-dehydrogenase, with the protein MKLENKVAIVTGGAMGIGKGIAAVFLREGAKVVIADVNRAEGEKAAAELKKSGAGPIFIECDVAQEEAIKRMVEETVNRFKALHVLVNNAGIGVYKTVLDTSTEEWDRCLAVNLRGVFLCSKYAIPHIQAAGGGAIVNIASVHSYQNAGGTAPYAASKGGVVTLTRVMAIDHGKDKIRVNAICPGWIYTPLIQGIFAGDPDPEKAKQAVERRQVLGRLGKPEEVGEAAAFLASDEASYITGASLMVDNGMTALLESW; encoded by the coding sequence ATGAAACTCGAGAACAAGGTTGCCATTGTCACGGGCGGCGCCATGGGGATCGGGAAGGGGATCGCCGCTGTCTTTCTCCGGGAAGGCGCTAAGGTGGTCATCGCCGATGTCAATCGGGCCGAAGGTGAGAAGGCTGCTGCCGAGCTAAAGAAGAGCGGCGCCGGGCCGATCTTCATCGAATGCGACGTAGCGCAGGAGGAAGCGATCAAACGGATGGTCGAGGAAACCGTCAATCGTTTCAAGGCTCTGCACGTTCTGGTCAACAACGCCGGCATCGGCGTGTACAAGACCGTGCTCGACACCTCGACCGAGGAGTGGGATCGCTGCCTGGCGGTTAACCTGCGCGGCGTCTTCCTTTGCTCGAAATATGCCATCCCGCACATCCAAGCTGCCGGGGGAGGGGCGATCGTCAATATAGCCTCGGTCCACTCGTACCAGAACGCAGGCGGCACGGCCCCGTATGCAGCCAGCAAGGGCGGGGTGGTCACCCTGACGCGGGTGATGGCCATCGACCATGGCAAGGACAAGATCCGGGTCAACGCCATCTGCCCGGGCTGGATCTACACGCCGCTCATCCAGGGCATCTTTGCTGGCGATCCTGACCCCGAGAAGGCCAAGCAGGCCGTCGAACGTCGTCAGGTGCTGGGGCGCCTCGGCAAGCCCGAGGAAGTCGGCGAAGCGGCTGCCTTTCTGGCCAGTGATGAAGCCTCCTACATCACCGGGGCCAGCCTCATGGTGGACAACGGCATGACGGCCCTCTTGGAGTCATGGTGA